AGAACTTTTAAAACACAAGCACATTGTTGTATCTGTCATGCCACTGCAGCTGAAAGATGATGATGTGGTTTTGAAGAAAAAGAACAAACCTTTGTGGAAGATATTAGAGGAAGACTAAGTAATAAAAAAAGGACATAGCCAACTGCTTTGCGCAAGCTGGCTATGTCTTTTTAATTTTTTCTGCCAACTCTCTACACACATTTATTTATAAGCCTTTCTCATAATTCCTACTGTCTCTTCAAAAGAAAGCTTATATGGATCAACCTCAAAAAGTCCGCCCATTGTTTTTATAGCATTATCAGCAAGCTTTTCAATCTCATCCTCTTTAATTCCATAGTCAGACATCTTTAAATTCCCAACTCCACACTCTTCCTGAAGCTTTTTCATTGCCTTGACAAATGCAAACGGTCTTTCATCTTCTGGAAGTTGTTCTACATCAACACCCATTGCTCTTGCAAGCTGAATGTATTTTTTAGGCACTTTTGATGCAAAGAATGTATGATAAGCTTCAGATAGCATTATAAGTCCTGCACCATGTGGCAAATCTGGATAAAATGCAGAGAGGGCATGTTCCATTGAATGCTCTGATGTACAGCTGGAAGTCGACTCAACAAACCCTGCCAACGTGTTCGCAAGTGCAACATATGTTCTTGCCTCTATATTTGTCCCATCTTTTACACAAATCGGCAAGTACTTTGCTATAAGCTCAACGCTTTTGAGTGCAAACATGCTACTGACTGGAGTTGCAATCTTTGCAATATACCCTTCAACTGCATGGAAGAAAGCATCAAACCCTTGGTAAGCAGTAAGGTGCGGAGGTACACTTAGCATAAGCTCTGGGTCTACAACCGACAAAGTTGGGAATGTGTACTGGTTGCCATAACCTATCTTCTCGTTTGTCTCTTCATTTGTTATAACAGTCCAAGGGTCAGCCTCTGTTCCAGTTCCAGCTGTTGTGGTTATTGCAACAATTGGAAGTGCACCATTTACAGGTACTTTGCCTTTGCCTGTCCCGCCTACTATATAGTCCCAGTAATCACCATCGTGTTTTGCCATCAGAGCAATACTTTTTGCAGAGTCAATGCTACTTCCTCCACCAAGACCAATTACAAAGTCGCAGCCTTCTTCTTTTGCTAATTTTGCCCCTTCCATAACATGTTTCTTGATAGGATTGGGCAAAATCTTATCAAATACAACATACTCAATTCCCTTTTCTTTTAATATCGCTGTAAGCCTGTCCAGATAACCATACTTTTTCATAGATGTTCCAGCAGATATTACAATCAGAGCTTTCTTTCCGGGCAAATTTTCGTCTTTGAGTCTGTTCAAACTTCTTGGTCCAAACAAGATCTTTGTGGGTATAAAATAATTGAAAACCAAGTTTTCCATTACGTATTCCCTCCAAATTTTTAATCTGTAAATGCCAAAACACAATCTCTTTTAAGTTTAGTATAATATACTTGATGTCATTTACAAAGAGCGCACTTTTTTAATATTAAGTATCATAGATGATACCAAAGGAAGGTGTTTTTTCTATGTCCCAAAAGCAGAAGGTCAAAGAAGCAACGTGCGAGATTGAAGTTGCATTTGAAGTAATAGGTGGAAAATGGAAACCTTTGATTTTGTGGTATTTGGGAGAATACGGAACACTTAGATTTGCTCAGATTCAGCACCTTATTCCTGACATCACTCACCGCATATTAACCAAGCAGCTGAGAGAACTTGAAGAGCATGGACTAATTAGAAGAAAGGTGTATCCTGAAGTCCCTGTGAAAGTAGAGTACAGCCTCACTGAAAAAGGAAAAGAAGTCTTGCCAATTTTGGATTTGATGTGCGACTGGGCTGACAAGTATGATTACTTTGGGTATAAGATAAAGTACAATTTATGCAATGAAGAGCTGTGCAATCTACAAGAAGAGTAGTTTCTTTAAAATGCAAAAAATCTTAACAAAGAAGATTTGGGGGTAGTTCACAAAAATGTACCTTTTTGTATACGGTTCTCTTCTTTCTCATAACAGCCATAATTATCTTTTAAGCAGATGTAAATTTATTGGAAAAGCGGTGTTAGAAGGCTATGGACTCTACAAAGTCAGCTGGTACCCTGCAATTGTACCAAAAGAGGACTCAAAAGTAGCAGGAGAGGTATATGAGGTTGATGAGAAAACAATAAAGGAAATAGACAATTTTGAAGATGAAGGTGTGCTTTACAGACGGCAAGAGGTAGATGTCATTCTAAATGATGCTGAAGTTCTGAGGACGTGGACATATGTGTATTTACTTGATGTTGATGAAAAAAATTACATTCCTTTTGAAAAACAGCCGTGGAGAGAATAGGTAAATACCTTATTCTCTCCTTTTTATTCTCACTGGTATTTTCTTTTTAACATACTCACTTTCAGCTCTTTCAGAAATAATGCTGATATTGCCATCCATCTCAAAAACAGCAAGCTCAACATCGTCAAGTGAAGCAACACCGTGCTCTCTAACTGCCTCAAGCAGCTCATCTTTTGTAATCTTTGCTTTAGCTAAATTTTTTTCATTGATTTTTCCTTTATACACCAATAATAGAGGCTCTCCCTCAATCAAACGTTCTATCTTGGGAAACCTGTACACAATGAGCTTTATAATATAGTTTACAACAAACAATGATGTTGCAGCAACAAGCCCGCCTGCCAGACTCGAATCTGCTCCCACCATGGCATTTTGCACAGAATTGCTAAGAAGCAGGACAAAAACTAAATCGCTAATTGAGAGCTGCGAAACATCTTTTTTGCCAAACAGCCTGATGGCAAAGATAATAAACAGGTATATTGAAATTGAACTAAAAGCTATATAGAGATATCTTAACATTTTCATTTGACTCCTCTTCCCCAAGTTTTAAATGGTGATCTTCTCATCTTGTCTGACTTTGAAATATTCTTTTTCTTCTAATTTATCAAATCGCCCTTCAAGCTACAATACTTTCAAAAAGTTTCTACAAAAAGCTTTACACTTTGCAAAAAATCATTTATAATATAACTGTATTAATACTCATGGTACAGTTAATACAGAAAAGTGGTGAAGTGAATGTTCGAGATTGACTGGAAAAGTAGAGTGCCTATCTACAAACAGCTTGTAGAGAGGATAAAAGAGCTAATCTTAAAGGAGGTTTTGAAAGAAAATGAACAGTTACCATCGGTGAGGTCTCTTTCAAAAGAGCTCACAATCAATCCAAATACAATCCAAAAAGCATATCAAGAGCTTGAAAGAGAAGGTTATATTTACTCAATCCCTGGTAAAGGAAACTTTGTTGCCCCTGTAAAATCAAAGATAAAAGCCGAAAAGGAAGAAAAGATAAAATCTCAGTTCAAAAAAATTGTTTTTGAGGCATTTTTCATTGGAATTTCGAAGGATGAACTTATCAAACTTATTGAGGAAATTGAAAAAGAGCTAAAAGGAGGCGATAACTCTTGATAAATGTAGAAAATGTTTATAAAAGATTTGACGAGGTTGAGGCATTAAAGGGAGTAACTCTGAAAATTCAAAGAGGTTCTATCTTTGGGATTGCCGGGAGAAACGGTGCTGGCAAAACTACCTTGTTAAAAATTCTGACAGGGGTGTACAAACAGGACAGTGGCACAGTTTCTATTGAGAGCAAATCTGTGTTTGAAAATCCGCAGGTAAAGTCAAAAATATTTTTTGTACCAGACAATCCATACTTTTTTGGAAGCTTTTCAATTTATGATATGGCAAATTTTTATAAAGGAATTTATAATAGCTGGGACAGCCGCCACTTTGAAAATCTTTTGAAGATTTTTAATCTTCCATTGAGAAAAAGAATCTCAAAATTCTCAAAGGGTATGCAAAAACAATGCGCAATTCTCTTTGCTCTCTCTTCACGTCCAGAGCTGCTTGTGCTGGATGAACCTTTTGATGGTCTTGACCCTGTTATAAGGCAGAGTGTAAAAAAGCTGCTAATAGAAGATGTTGCCGATAGAAGCACAACAGTAATAATATCATCCCACAATTTAAGAGAACTTGAAGATTTCTGCGACACTATTGCAATTCTTCATGAAGGAAAAGTGTTGCTTTGCAGCAATATAGAGGAGTTGAAATTGGATACTTGCAAAATTCAAGCTGTGTTCAAAAAGAATTTTCTACCTGAAAGTTTGAGTAGATTCAAGGTAATCTCTTACTCTAAAAAAAGTAATATTGAGGTAATCATTATAAAGGGCAACAGAGAAGAAATCTTAGATACATTAAAAGAGTTTGAACCGATGGTACTTGATATACTGCCCCTTTCGCTTGAGGAGATATTTATCTACGAAATGGGAGGGTTGAAAGATGAGCTTGTCCAAATCTTGGATTAATAAAAGATTCTTTTTTGTGACTCTTAAAAGGTTTTGGTTCGTAGGAGTAATATATTTTTTGGCTTTGTCAGTAATTCCATTTTCTATTATTCTATTCGATTTGCCTTCAATTTCAAAATATCCCGACAGTTATATAGTTTCTAAGTCTATTGTGACAAAAACTCAAGGATACTGTATTTTTGTAAGTTTACTTATCTGTTTTGCTCTCAGTGCACTTGTATTTAACTATCTTCATTCAAAAGATGCCGCAGACCAGCTTCATAGTCTTCCTCCAAAGCGAATAGCACTTTATATCTCCAACACTTTAGCTTCTTTTTTATTGCTTTTACTTCCCATTATACTCAACACAGTAATTTTATTAATATTGAAATTAAATCTGGCAGATAAATTTGAAATACAGTTAAAAGAGATATTCTTCTGG
The sequence above is drawn from the Caldicellulosiruptor bescii DSM 6725 genome and encodes:
- a CDS encoding iron-containing alcohol dehydrogenase; amino-acid sequence: MENLVFNYFIPTKILFGPRSLNRLKDENLPGKKALIVISAGTSMKKYGYLDRLTAILKEKGIEYVVFDKILPNPIKKHVMEGAKLAKEEGCDFVIGLGGGSSIDSAKSIALMAKHDGDYWDYIVGGTGKGKVPVNGALPIVAITTTAGTGTEADPWTVITNEETNEKIGYGNQYTFPTLSVVDPELMLSVPPHLTAYQGFDAFFHAVEGYIAKIATPVSSMFALKSVELIAKYLPICVKDGTNIEARTYVALANTLAGFVESTSSCTSEHSMEHALSAFYPDLPHGAGLIMLSEAYHTFFASKVPKKYIQLARAMGVDVEQLPEDERPFAFVKAMKKLQEECGVGNLKMSDYGIKEDEIEKLADNAIKTMGGLFEVDPYKLSFEETVGIMRKAYK
- a CDS encoding winged helix-turn-helix transcriptional regulator — protein: MSQKQKVKEATCEIEVAFEVIGGKWKPLILWYLGEYGTLRFAQIQHLIPDITHRILTKQLRELEEHGLIRRKVYPEVPVKVEYSLTEKGKEVLPILDLMCDWADKYDYFGYKIKYNLCNEELCNLQEE
- a CDS encoding gamma-glutamylcyclotransferase family protein, with the protein product MYLFVYGSLLSHNSHNYLLSRCKFIGKAVLEGYGLYKVSWYPAIVPKEDSKVAGEVYEVDEKTIKEIDNFEDEGVLYRRQEVDVILNDAEVLRTWTYVYLLDVDEKNYIPFEKQPWRE
- a CDS encoding DUF421 domain-containing protein, with the translated sequence MLRYLYIAFSSISIYLFIIFAIRLFGKKDVSQLSISDLVFVLLLSNSVQNAMVGADSSLAGGLVAATSLFVVNYIIKLIVYRFPKIERLIEGEPLLLVYKGKINEKNLAKAKITKDELLEAVREHGVASLDDVELAVFEMDGNISIISERAESEYVKKKIPVRIKRRE
- a CDS encoding GntR family transcriptional regulator; translation: MFEIDWKSRVPIYKQLVERIKELILKEVLKENEQLPSVRSLSKELTINPNTIQKAYQELEREGYIYSIPGKGNFVAPVKSKIKAEKEEKIKSQFKKIVFEAFFIGISKDELIKLIEEIEKELKGGDNS
- a CDS encoding ABC transporter ATP-binding protein; translated protein: MINVENVYKRFDEVEALKGVTLKIQRGSIFGIAGRNGAGKTTLLKILTGVYKQDSGTVSIESKSVFENPQVKSKIFFVPDNPYFFGSFSIYDMANFYKGIYNSWDSRHFENLLKIFNLPLRKRISKFSKGMQKQCAILFALSSRPELLVLDEPFDGLDPVIRQSVKKLLIEDVADRSTTVIISSHNLRELEDFCDTIAILHEGKVLLCSNIEELKLDTCKIQAVFKKNFLPESLSRFKVISYSKKSNIEVIIIKGNREEILDTLKEFEPMVLDILPLSLEEIFIYEMGGLKDELVQILD